One Spinacia oleracea cultivar Varoflay chromosome 4, BTI_SOV_V1, whole genome shotgun sequence DNA segment encodes these proteins:
- the LOC110801256 gene encoding dihydroflavonol 4-reductase has product MSGARKTVCVTGASGYIASWLVNLLLQRGYTVNATVRDLNDPKKVEHLRSLDGAKDRLHLFTANLLEEGSFDAAVEGCEGVFHTASPFYHDVKDPEVELLDPALKGTLNVLNACAKVPSIKRVVLTSSIAAVAYNGKPRTPEVVVDETWFSDPNLCRETKMWYMLSKTLAEEAAWKFVKEKGIDMVTINPAMVIGPLLQPTLNTSAAAIGSLFTGSETFKNMAPGWVNVKDVAMAHILALEVPSAKGRYCLVERVAHYSDLVKELKELYPNAALPEKCVDDKPLAPVYQVSKEKTQSLGIDYIPLKTSLKETMDETAKGRGKKVCVTGASGYIASWLVKFLLERGYTVNATVRDPNDPKKTEHLLGMEGAKERLHLFKANLMEEGSFDSAIAGCEGVFHTASPVVFKPKDPQADVLDPAVNGTLSVLASCKKFPTVRRVILTSSTATSMFTSRTLAPDVVVDETWFSDPELCKGSDMMYYVLSKVLAEEAAWKFVKENDIDMVSINPSMVIGPVLQPTINDSVASILNLINGSESYPDLVCPWVHVKDVVEAHIRAFEIPSATGRYILSERVLHFSEVKKILHELYPSLKLPDKCVDVGPLPKTIYQVSNSKVKKSLGIEYIPFEVSLKETVESLKQRKFV; this is encoded by the exons ATGATCCAAAGAAAGTTGAGCACTTGCGTTCTCTAGATGGAGCTAAGGATCGGCTTCACTTGTTTACTGCAAACCTATTGGAGGAGGGATCTTTTGATGCTGCTGTGGAGGGGTGCGAAGGTGTTTTTCACACTGCTTCTCCCTTCTACCATGATGTTAAAGACCCAGAG GTTGAATTGCTTGATCCTGCTTTGAAGGGAACACTTAATGTTCTCAATGCCTGTGCAAAAGTCCCATCAATAAAAAGAGTGGTGCTGACATCTTCAATTGCAGCAGTTGCATACAATGGAAAACCTCGAACTCCGGAAGTGGTTGTTGATGAAACCTGGTTTTCTGATCCAAATCTCTGTAGGGAAACAAAG ATGTGGTATATGCTCTCTAAAACTCTGGCCGAGGAAGCTGCATGGAAGTTTGTGAAAGAGAAGGGTATTGATATGGTTACGATAAATCCAGCAATGGTTATTGGACCATTGTTGCAGCCAACACTCAACACAAGTGCAGCTGCAATAGGGAGCTTATTCACTG GGTCagaaacttttaaaaacatggCACCCGGTTGGGTTAATGTTAAAGATGTTGCCATGGCACATATCCTGGCACTTGAGGTCCCTTCTGCTAAAGGGAGGTACTGTTTAGTTGAAAGGGTCGCCCATTATTCAGATCTTGTGAAGGAGTTAAAAGAGCTTTACCCGAATGCCGCACTCCCTGAAAA GTGTGTAGATGACAAACCTTTGGCACCAGTTTACCAGGTCTCTAAAGAGAAAACTCAAAGTTTGGGCATCGACTATATTCCTCTTAAAACGAGCCTCAAGGAGACT ATGGATGAAACTGCAAAAGGAAGAGGGAAGAAGGTGTGTGTAACAGGAGCATCTGGTTACATAGCTTCATGGCTTGTCAAATTCTTGCTTGAACGTGGTTATACCGTAAACGCTACTGTTCGTGACCCAA ATGATCCAAAGAAAACAGAGCATTTACTGGGAATGGAGGGAGCAAAGGAAAGATTACACTTATTCAAAGCAAATCTAATGGAAGAGGGCTCATTTGATTCAGCCATTGCTGGATGTGAAGGTGTTTTCCACACTGCCTCCCCAGTTGTTTTCAAGCCCAAAGATCCTCAG GCTGATGTACTTGATCCTGCTGTCAACGGAACACTCAGTGTTCTTGCCTCTTGTAAGAAGTTTCCAACCGTAAGACGGGTGATTTTGACTTCTTCTACTGCTACAAGCATGTTTACTAGTCGAACCCTAGCTCCTGATGTGGTGGTTGACGAAACTTGGTTTTCTGATCCTGAATTATGCAAGGGTTCTGATATG ATGTATTACGTGCTCTCAAAAGTATTAGCCGAGGAAGCTGCCTGGAAATTTGTCAAAGAGAATGATATTGACATGGTTTCGATCAACCCTTCCATGGTCATAGGCCCTGTGTTGCAGCCAACTATTAATGATAGTGTAGCTTCAATCTTGAACTTGATTAACG GGTCCGAATCTTATCCAGACTTAGTTTGTCCATGGGTACATGTTAAAGATGTCGTGGAAGCTCATATACGTGCATTTGAGATACCTTCAGCTACGGGACGATATATTTTAAGCGAAAGGGTGTTACATTTTTCAGAGGTTAAGAAGATATTGCATGAGCTTTACCCCTCTCTGAAGCTCCCTGATAA ATGTGTGGACGTTGGGCCTCTACCAAAAACAATCTATCAAGTTTCGAACTCTAAGGTTAAAAAAAGCTTAGGCATCGAGTACATTCCCTTCGAAGTAAGCCTTAAAGAAACTGTGGAAAGCCTGAAGCAGAGGAAATTcgtataa